Proteins encoded together in one Felis catus isolate Fca126 chromosome B3, F.catus_Fca126_mat1.0, whole genome shotgun sequence window:
- the ARHGEF40 gene encoding rho guanine nucleotide exchange factor 40 isoform X1 encodes MEPEPVEDCVQSTLAALYPPFEATAPTLLGQVFQVVERTYREDALRYTLDFLVPAKHLLAKVQQEACAQYSGFLFFHEGWPLCLHEQVVVQLAALPWQLLRPGDFYLQVVPSAAQAPRLALKCLAPGGGRVQELPVPNEACAYLFTPEWLQGINKDRPTGRLSTCLLSAPSGIQRLPWAELICPRFVHKGGLMVGHRPSTLPPELPSGPPGLPSPPLPEEALGTRSPGDGHNAPAEGPEGEYVELLEVTLPARGSPTDAEGSSGLSRTRTVPTRKGAGGKGRHRRHRAWMHQKGLGARDQDGARPPGEGSSTGASPGSPPGAEALPEATALEVSESPAETLGESSESCPLRPGEVGGGAGQGAEGPPGTPRRTGKGNRRKKRAAGRGALSRGGDSAPLSPGDKEESSHQEVHVSLPPPNEQELPGCSPVEEEHKGSEKPESELKEELGPADKKESRPPEACGPIEETARKKEQEGPSLVCMAGPTGPEGLPSDPPTPPLEAVQEMKGDSVPEEASPVSISDDPDVAWDLMASGFLVLTGGMDQSGRALLTITPPCPPEEPPPSRDMLSTALHYLHSLLRPDLQILGLSILLDLRKAPPLPPALIPVLSQLQDSGDPPLIQRLLLLTHDDPLTEFYGLQGAELVSESDLKRVAKPEELPWDLGGHREPSPSYWVETHQEVARLCLLCQGVLCSVRQAIEELEGAAEPEGEEAVGMLEPLQKVLADPRLTELQRDGGAILMRLRSTHSSKLEGPGPATLYQEVDEAIHQLVRLSNLHVQEQERRQRLHRLQQVLQWLSGPGEEQLASFAVPGDSLSALQETELQFRAFSTEVQERLAQAREALALEEDTTSQKVLDVFEQRLEQVESGLHRALRLQRFFQQAHEWVNEGSARLAGAGPGREAVLAALALRRAPEPSAGTFQEMRALALDLGSPAALREWGRCRARCQELERRIQQHLGEEASPQGHRRRRADSTSSGGASRGPHSPSPSLSSLLLPSSPGPRAAPSHCSLAPCGEDCEEEGPDLAPEAEGRPPRTVLIRGLEVTSTEVVDRTCSPREHVLLGRAGGPDGPWGVGTPRMERKRSISAQQRLVSELIACEQEYVAILSEPVPPGPELTPELRGAWAAALSTRERLRSFHRTHFLRELQGCATHPLRIGACFLRHGDQFSLYAQYVKHRHKLENGLAALGPPTKGSTESGPYLPRALQQPLEQLARYGRLLEELLREAGPELSSERQALGAAVQLLREQETRGRDLLAVEAVRGCETDLKEQGQLLHRDPFTVICGRKKCLRHVFLFEHLLLFSKLKGAEGGSETFVYKQAFKTADMGLTENIGDSGLCFELWFRRRRAREAYTLQAASPEIKLKWTSSIAQLLWRQAAHNKELRVQQMVSMGIGNKPFLDIKALGERTLSALLTGRAARTRASVAVSSFEHAGPSLPGLSPGACSLPARVEEEAWDLDVKQISLASPPAPETLDSSGDVSPGPRNSPSLQPPHPGSSTPTLASGGILGLSRQSHARALSDPTTPL; translated from the exons ATG GAGCCCGAGCCAGTGGAAGACTGTGTGCAGAGCACGCTGGCCGCCCTGTACCCGCCCTTCGAGGCAACGGCCCCCACACTGTTGGGCCAGGTGTTCCAGGTGGTGGAGAGGACTTATCGGGAGGATGCGCTGAGGTACACGCTGGACTTCCTGGTGCCCGCCAAGCACCTGCTTGCCAAGGTCCAGCAGGAAGCCTGT gCCCAGTACAGCGGTTTCCTCTTCTTCCATGAGGGCTGGCCCCTCTGCCTGCACGAGCAGGTGGTGGTGCAGCTTGCAGCCCTGCCCTGGCAGCTGCTACGTCCAGGAGACTTCTACCTGCAAGTGGTGCCCTCAGCAGCCCAAGCACCCCGCCTGGCACTCAAGTGCCTGGCCCCAGGGGGCGGGCGGGTACAGGAGTTGCCTGTGCCCAATGAGGCCTGTGCCTACCTATTCACACCTGAGTGGCTACAAGGCATCAATAAGGACCGGCCAACAGGTCGCCTCAGTACTTGCCTACTATCTGCGCCCTCTGGCATTCAGCGGCTGCCCTGGGCAGAGCTCATCTGCCCACGATTTGTGCACAAAGGAGGCCTCATGGTTGGACATCGGCCAAGCACACTGCCCCCCGAGCTGCCCTCTGGACCCCCAGGGCTCCCCAGCCCTCCACTCCCTGAGGAGGCCTTGGGCACCCGGAGTCCTGGGGATGGGCACAATGCCCCCGCTGAAGGACCCGAGGGCGAGTACGTGGAGCTGCTGGAAGTGACACTGCCTGCGAGGGGGAGCCCCACAGATGCTGAGGGCTCCTCGGGCCTCTCCAGGACCCGGACGGTACCCACCCGAAAGGGTGCTGGAGGAAAGGGCCGGCACAGGAGACACCGGGCCTGGATGCACCAGAAGGGTCTGGGGGCCCGGGACCAGGATGGGGCACGCCCACCTGGTGAGGGAAGCAGCACTGGAGCCTCCCCCGGGTCTCCCCCTGGAGCTGAGGCTCTCCCAGAAGCGACAGCCCTAGAGGTATCTGAGTCTCCAGCAGAGACATTGGGGGAATCCTCTGAATCTTGCCCCCTGAGGCCaggggaggttgggggaggggcaggccaggGGGCTGAAGGACCACCCGGCACCCCTCGGAGAACAGgcaaaggaaacaggagaaagaaacGTGCTGCAGGCAGAGGGGCTCTTAGCCGAGGAGGGGACAGTGCTCCACTGAGCCCTGGGGACAAGGAAGAGTCCAGCCACCAGGAAGTCCATGTCAGTCTGCCCCCGCCAAATGAGCAGGAGCTTCCAGGATGCAGCCCGGTTGAAGAGGAgcacaaaggctcagagaagccagAGTCTGAGCTGAAAGAGGAGCTCGGACCAGCAGACAAAAAAGAGTCTCGGCCCCCAGAAGCCTGTGGACCTATAGAAGAGACGGCCAGAAAGAAGGAGCAGGAGGGCCCCAGCCTAGTATGCATGGCAG GACCCACAGGTCCAGAAGGGCTTCCATCAGACCCACCAACACCACCCCTGGAGGCTGTGCAGGAAATGAAAGGGGACAGTGTCCCAGAAGAGGCCTCTCCAGTCTCCATCTCTGATGACCCGGATGTAGCTTGGGACTTGATGGCATCTGGATTCCTTGTCCTGACTG GAGGGATGGACCAGAGTGGGCGAGCTCTGCTGACCATTACCCCACCATGCCCTCCTGAAGAACCCCCACCCTCTCGAGACATGCTGAGCACTGCTCTTCATTACCTCCACTCATTGCTCAG GCCTGATCTCCAGATATTGGGGCTGTCCATCCTGCTGGACCTTCGAAAGGcacccccactgcctccagcACTCATTCCTGTTCTAAGTCAACTTCAG GACTCAGGAGACCCTCCTCTCATTCAGCGTCTGCTGCTTCTCACTCATGATGACCCTCTGACTGAATTCTATGGACTTCAG GGCGCTGAGTTGGTGTCAGAAAGTGATCTGAAAAGAGTGGCCAAGCCAGAGGAGCTGCCATGGGACTTGGGAGGTCACAGGGAACCCTCGCCCAGCTACTGGGTAGAGACCCACCAG gaaGTGGCAAGGCTGTGCCTCCTGTGTCAAGGTGTGCTGTGCTCTGTGCGGCAAGCCATTGAGGAGCTGGAGGGAGCCGCAGAGCCAGAAGGAGAG GAGGCTGTAGGAATGCTTGAGCCCCTACAGAAGGTGCTGGCAGATCCCCGACTGACGGAGCTGCAGAGGGATGGGGGAGCCATCCTGATGAGGCTGCGCTCCACCCATAGCAGCAA gctgGAGGGCCCTGGCCCCGCTACACTGTACCAGGAGGTGGATGAAGCCATTCACCAGCTCGTGCGCCTCTCCAACCTGCATGTACAAGAGCAGGAGCGGAGGCAGCGTCTACACCGACTCCAGCAG GTGCTACAGTGGCTCTCAGGCCCTGGGGAGGAGCAGCTAGCAAGCTTTGCTGTGCCTGGGGACTCCCTGTCTGCCCTGCAAGAGACAGAGCTACAGTTCCGGGCTTTCAGCACTGAGGTTCAg GAGCGCCTGGCCCAGGCCCGGGAGGCCTTGGCCCTGGAGGAGGACACCACCTCCCAGAAGGTTCTGGATGTCTTTGAACAGCGGCTGGAGCAGGTTGAGAGTGGCCTCCATCGGGCCCTGCGGCTACAGCGCTTCTTCCAGCAG GCacatgaatgggtgaatgaaggTTCTGCTCGGCTGGCAGGAGCGGGACCGGGTCGGGAGGCAGTGCTGGCAGCCCTGGCCCTGCGGCGGGCCCCAGAGCCGAGCGCCGGCACCTTCCAGGAGATGCGGGCCCTGGCCTTGGACCTGGGCAGCCCTGCAGCCCTGCGAGAATGGGGCCGCTGCCGGGCCCGCTGCCAAGAGCTGGAGAGGAGGATTCAGCAACACCTGGGAGAGGAGGCGAGTCCACAGGGCCACCGGCGACGACGGGCAGACAGCACCAGCAGCGGAggggcctcccggggcccccACAGCCCCTCGCCCAGCCTTAGCTCCCTGCTGCTCCCCAGCAGCCCTGGGCCACGTGCAGCCCCATCCCATTGCTCCCTGGCGCCCTGTGGGGAGGACTGTGAAGAGGAGGGCCCTGATTTGGCTCCAGAGGCAGAGGGCAGGCCTCCAAGGACCGTGCTGATCCGAGGCCTGGAAGTCACCAGTACTGAGGTGGTCGACAGGACATGCTCACCCCGGGAACATGTGCTGCTGGGCCGAGCTGGAGGTCCAGACGGGCCCTGGGGAGTAGGCACCCCCCGGATGGAGCGCAAGCGAAGCATCAG TGCCCAGCAGCGTCTGGTGTCTGAGCTGATTGCCTGTGAGCAAGAGTACGTGGCCATCTTGAGTGAGCCAGTTCCACCTGGGCCTGAGCTGACTCCtgaactgaggggcgcctgggctgcCGCCCTGAGTACGCGGGAGAGGCTTCGCAGCTTCCACCGGACACATTTCCTACGGGAGCTTCAGGGCTGCGCCACCCACCCCCTGCGCATCGGGGCCTGCTTTCTTCGCCAC GGGGACCAGTTCAGCCTTTATGCCCAGTATGTGAAGCACCGACACAAACTGGAGAATGGTTTGGCTGCACTTGGCCCCCCAACCAAG GGCTCCACAGAGAGTGGCCCTTACCTGCCCCGCGCCCTGCAGCAGCCCCTGGAGCAGCTTGCTCGGTATGGGCGGCTCCTGGAGGAGCTCCTAAGGGAAGCTGGGCCTGAACTGAGTTCTGAGCGCCAGGCTCTTGGGGCTGCCGTGCAGCTGCTCCGGGAACAGGAGACCCGTGGCAGAGACTTGCTGGCCGTGGAGGCAGTGCGTGGCTGCGAG aCAGATCTGAAGGAGCAGGGACAGCTCCTGCACCGGGACCCCTTCACTGTCATCTGTGGTCGAAAGAAGTGCCTTCGCCATGTCTTTCTCTTTGAGCATCTCCTCCTGTTCAGCAAGCTCAAGGGCGCTGAGGGGGGGTCAGAGACCTTTGTTTACAAGCAGGCCTTTAAG ACTGCTGACATGGGGCTAACAGAAAACATCGGTGACAGCGGCCTCTGCTTTGAGTTGTGGTTTCGGCGGCGGCGTGCACGAGAGGCATACACTCTGCAGGCAGCCTCACCAGAGATCAAACTCAAGTGGACCAGTTCTATTGCCCAGCTGCTGTGGAGACAAGCAGCCCACAACAAGG AGCTCCGAGTGCAGCAGATGGTCTCCATGGGCATTGGGAATAAACCCTTCCTGGACATCAAAGCCCTTGGGGAGCGGACGCTGAGTGCCTTGCTCACTGGAAGAG CCGCCCGCACCCGGGCTTCCGTGGCCGTGTCATCCTTTGAGCATGCCGGCCCTTCCCTTCCCGGCCTCTCACCGGGAGCCTGCTCCCTGCCTGCCCGCGTCGAGGAGGAGGCCTGGGATCTGGACGTCAAGCAAATTTCCCTGG cttcccctccagccccagaAACACTTGACTCTTCTGGAGATGTGTCCCCAGGACCAAGAAACAGCCCCAGCCTGCAACCCCCCCACCCTGGGAGCAGCACTCCCACTCTGGCCAGTGGAGGGATCTTAGGGCTGTCCCGGCAG AGTCATGCCCGAGCCCTGAGCGACCCCACTACACCTCTGTGA
- the ARHGEF40 gene encoding rho guanine nucleotide exchange factor 40 isoform X2, which translates to MEPEPVEDCVQSTLAALYPPFEATAPTLLGQVFQVVERTYREDALRYTLDFLVPAKHLLAKVQQEACAQYSGFLFFHEGWPLCLHEQVVVQLAALPWQLLRPGDFYLQVVPSAAQAPRLALKCLAPGGGRVQELPVPNEACAYLFTPEWLQGINKDRPTGRLSTCLLSAPSGIQRLPWAELICPRFVHKGGLMVGHRPSTLPPELPSGPPGLPSPPLPEEALGTRSPGDGHNAPAEGPEGEYVELLEVTLPARGSPTDAEGSSGLSRTRTVPTRKGAGGKGRHRRHRAWMHQKGLGARDQDGARPPGEGSSTGASPGSPPGAEALPEATALEVSESPAETLGESSESCPLRPGEVGGGAGQGAEGPPGTPRRTGKGNRRKKRAAGRGALSRGGDSAPLSPGDKEESSHQEVHVSLPPPNEQELPGCSPVEEEHKGSEKPESELKEELGPADKKESRPPEACGPIEETARKKEQEGPSLVCMAGPTGPEGLPSDPPTPPLEAVQEMKGDSVPEEASPVSISDDPDVAWDLMASGFLVLTGGMDQSGRALLTITPPCPPEEPPPSRDMLSTALHYLHSLLRPDLQILGLSILLDLRKAPPLPPALIPVLSQLQDSGDPPLIQRLLLLTHDDPLTEFYGLQGAELVSESDLKRVAKPEELPWDLGGHREPSPSYWVETHQEVARLCLLCQGVLCSVRQAIEELEGAAEPEGEEAVGMLEPLQKVLADPRLTELQRDGGAILMRLRSTHSSKLEGPGPATLYQEVDEAIHQLVRLSNLHVQEQERRQRLHRLQQVLQWLSGPGEEQLASFAVPGDSLSALQETELQFRAFSTEVQERLAQAREALALEEDTTSQKVLDVFEQRLEQVESGLHRALRLQRFFQQAHEWVNEGSARLAGAGPGREAVLAALALRRAPEPSAGTFQEMRALALDLGSPAALREWGRCRARCQELERRIQQHLGEEASPQGHRRRRADSTSSGGASRGPHSPSPSLSSLLLPSSPGPRAAPSHCSLAPCGEDCEEEGPDLAPEAEGRPPRTVLIRGLEVTSTEVVDRTCSPREHVLLGRAGGPDGPWGVGTPRMERKRSISAQQRLVSELIACEQEYVAILSEPVPPGPELTPELRGAWAAALSTRERLRSFHRTHFLRELQGCATHPLRIGACFLRHGDQFSLYAQYVKHRHKLENGLAALGPPTKGSTESGPYLPRALQQPLEQLARYGRLLEELLREAGPELSSERQALGAAVQLLREQETRGRDLLAVEAVRGCETDLKEQGQLLHRDPFTVICGRKKCLRHVFLFEHLLLFSKLKGAEGGSETFVYKQAFKTADMGLTENIGDSGLCFELWFRRRRAREAYTLQAASPEIKLKWTSSIAQLLWRQAAHNKELRVQQMVSMGIGNKPFLDIKALGERTLSALLTGRAARTRASVAVSSFEHAGPSLPGLSPGACSLPARVEEEAWDLDVKQISLAPETLDSSGDVSPGPRNSPSLQPPHPGSSTPTLASGGILGLSRQSHARALSDPTTPL; encoded by the exons ATG GAGCCCGAGCCAGTGGAAGACTGTGTGCAGAGCACGCTGGCCGCCCTGTACCCGCCCTTCGAGGCAACGGCCCCCACACTGTTGGGCCAGGTGTTCCAGGTGGTGGAGAGGACTTATCGGGAGGATGCGCTGAGGTACACGCTGGACTTCCTGGTGCCCGCCAAGCACCTGCTTGCCAAGGTCCAGCAGGAAGCCTGT gCCCAGTACAGCGGTTTCCTCTTCTTCCATGAGGGCTGGCCCCTCTGCCTGCACGAGCAGGTGGTGGTGCAGCTTGCAGCCCTGCCCTGGCAGCTGCTACGTCCAGGAGACTTCTACCTGCAAGTGGTGCCCTCAGCAGCCCAAGCACCCCGCCTGGCACTCAAGTGCCTGGCCCCAGGGGGCGGGCGGGTACAGGAGTTGCCTGTGCCCAATGAGGCCTGTGCCTACCTATTCACACCTGAGTGGCTACAAGGCATCAATAAGGACCGGCCAACAGGTCGCCTCAGTACTTGCCTACTATCTGCGCCCTCTGGCATTCAGCGGCTGCCCTGGGCAGAGCTCATCTGCCCACGATTTGTGCACAAAGGAGGCCTCATGGTTGGACATCGGCCAAGCACACTGCCCCCCGAGCTGCCCTCTGGACCCCCAGGGCTCCCCAGCCCTCCACTCCCTGAGGAGGCCTTGGGCACCCGGAGTCCTGGGGATGGGCACAATGCCCCCGCTGAAGGACCCGAGGGCGAGTACGTGGAGCTGCTGGAAGTGACACTGCCTGCGAGGGGGAGCCCCACAGATGCTGAGGGCTCCTCGGGCCTCTCCAGGACCCGGACGGTACCCACCCGAAAGGGTGCTGGAGGAAAGGGCCGGCACAGGAGACACCGGGCCTGGATGCACCAGAAGGGTCTGGGGGCCCGGGACCAGGATGGGGCACGCCCACCTGGTGAGGGAAGCAGCACTGGAGCCTCCCCCGGGTCTCCCCCTGGAGCTGAGGCTCTCCCAGAAGCGACAGCCCTAGAGGTATCTGAGTCTCCAGCAGAGACATTGGGGGAATCCTCTGAATCTTGCCCCCTGAGGCCaggggaggttgggggaggggcaggccaggGGGCTGAAGGACCACCCGGCACCCCTCGGAGAACAGgcaaaggaaacaggagaaagaaacGTGCTGCAGGCAGAGGGGCTCTTAGCCGAGGAGGGGACAGTGCTCCACTGAGCCCTGGGGACAAGGAAGAGTCCAGCCACCAGGAAGTCCATGTCAGTCTGCCCCCGCCAAATGAGCAGGAGCTTCCAGGATGCAGCCCGGTTGAAGAGGAgcacaaaggctcagagaagccagAGTCTGAGCTGAAAGAGGAGCTCGGACCAGCAGACAAAAAAGAGTCTCGGCCCCCAGAAGCCTGTGGACCTATAGAAGAGACGGCCAGAAAGAAGGAGCAGGAGGGCCCCAGCCTAGTATGCATGGCAG GACCCACAGGTCCAGAAGGGCTTCCATCAGACCCACCAACACCACCCCTGGAGGCTGTGCAGGAAATGAAAGGGGACAGTGTCCCAGAAGAGGCCTCTCCAGTCTCCATCTCTGATGACCCGGATGTAGCTTGGGACTTGATGGCATCTGGATTCCTTGTCCTGACTG GAGGGATGGACCAGAGTGGGCGAGCTCTGCTGACCATTACCCCACCATGCCCTCCTGAAGAACCCCCACCCTCTCGAGACATGCTGAGCACTGCTCTTCATTACCTCCACTCATTGCTCAG GCCTGATCTCCAGATATTGGGGCTGTCCATCCTGCTGGACCTTCGAAAGGcacccccactgcctccagcACTCATTCCTGTTCTAAGTCAACTTCAG GACTCAGGAGACCCTCCTCTCATTCAGCGTCTGCTGCTTCTCACTCATGATGACCCTCTGACTGAATTCTATGGACTTCAG GGCGCTGAGTTGGTGTCAGAAAGTGATCTGAAAAGAGTGGCCAAGCCAGAGGAGCTGCCATGGGACTTGGGAGGTCACAGGGAACCCTCGCCCAGCTACTGGGTAGAGACCCACCAG gaaGTGGCAAGGCTGTGCCTCCTGTGTCAAGGTGTGCTGTGCTCTGTGCGGCAAGCCATTGAGGAGCTGGAGGGAGCCGCAGAGCCAGAAGGAGAG GAGGCTGTAGGAATGCTTGAGCCCCTACAGAAGGTGCTGGCAGATCCCCGACTGACGGAGCTGCAGAGGGATGGGGGAGCCATCCTGATGAGGCTGCGCTCCACCCATAGCAGCAA gctgGAGGGCCCTGGCCCCGCTACACTGTACCAGGAGGTGGATGAAGCCATTCACCAGCTCGTGCGCCTCTCCAACCTGCATGTACAAGAGCAGGAGCGGAGGCAGCGTCTACACCGACTCCAGCAG GTGCTACAGTGGCTCTCAGGCCCTGGGGAGGAGCAGCTAGCAAGCTTTGCTGTGCCTGGGGACTCCCTGTCTGCCCTGCAAGAGACAGAGCTACAGTTCCGGGCTTTCAGCACTGAGGTTCAg GAGCGCCTGGCCCAGGCCCGGGAGGCCTTGGCCCTGGAGGAGGACACCACCTCCCAGAAGGTTCTGGATGTCTTTGAACAGCGGCTGGAGCAGGTTGAGAGTGGCCTCCATCGGGCCCTGCGGCTACAGCGCTTCTTCCAGCAG GCacatgaatgggtgaatgaaggTTCTGCTCGGCTGGCAGGAGCGGGACCGGGTCGGGAGGCAGTGCTGGCAGCCCTGGCCCTGCGGCGGGCCCCAGAGCCGAGCGCCGGCACCTTCCAGGAGATGCGGGCCCTGGCCTTGGACCTGGGCAGCCCTGCAGCCCTGCGAGAATGGGGCCGCTGCCGGGCCCGCTGCCAAGAGCTGGAGAGGAGGATTCAGCAACACCTGGGAGAGGAGGCGAGTCCACAGGGCCACCGGCGACGACGGGCAGACAGCACCAGCAGCGGAggggcctcccggggcccccACAGCCCCTCGCCCAGCCTTAGCTCCCTGCTGCTCCCCAGCAGCCCTGGGCCACGTGCAGCCCCATCCCATTGCTCCCTGGCGCCCTGTGGGGAGGACTGTGAAGAGGAGGGCCCTGATTTGGCTCCAGAGGCAGAGGGCAGGCCTCCAAGGACCGTGCTGATCCGAGGCCTGGAAGTCACCAGTACTGAGGTGGTCGACAGGACATGCTCACCCCGGGAACATGTGCTGCTGGGCCGAGCTGGAGGTCCAGACGGGCCCTGGGGAGTAGGCACCCCCCGGATGGAGCGCAAGCGAAGCATCAG TGCCCAGCAGCGTCTGGTGTCTGAGCTGATTGCCTGTGAGCAAGAGTACGTGGCCATCTTGAGTGAGCCAGTTCCACCTGGGCCTGAGCTGACTCCtgaactgaggggcgcctgggctgcCGCCCTGAGTACGCGGGAGAGGCTTCGCAGCTTCCACCGGACACATTTCCTACGGGAGCTTCAGGGCTGCGCCACCCACCCCCTGCGCATCGGGGCCTGCTTTCTTCGCCAC GGGGACCAGTTCAGCCTTTATGCCCAGTATGTGAAGCACCGACACAAACTGGAGAATGGTTTGGCTGCACTTGGCCCCCCAACCAAG GGCTCCACAGAGAGTGGCCCTTACCTGCCCCGCGCCCTGCAGCAGCCCCTGGAGCAGCTTGCTCGGTATGGGCGGCTCCTGGAGGAGCTCCTAAGGGAAGCTGGGCCTGAACTGAGTTCTGAGCGCCAGGCTCTTGGGGCTGCCGTGCAGCTGCTCCGGGAACAGGAGACCCGTGGCAGAGACTTGCTGGCCGTGGAGGCAGTGCGTGGCTGCGAG aCAGATCTGAAGGAGCAGGGACAGCTCCTGCACCGGGACCCCTTCACTGTCATCTGTGGTCGAAAGAAGTGCCTTCGCCATGTCTTTCTCTTTGAGCATCTCCTCCTGTTCAGCAAGCTCAAGGGCGCTGAGGGGGGGTCAGAGACCTTTGTTTACAAGCAGGCCTTTAAG ACTGCTGACATGGGGCTAACAGAAAACATCGGTGACAGCGGCCTCTGCTTTGAGTTGTGGTTTCGGCGGCGGCGTGCACGAGAGGCATACACTCTGCAGGCAGCCTCACCAGAGATCAAACTCAAGTGGACCAGTTCTATTGCCCAGCTGCTGTGGAGACAAGCAGCCCACAACAAGG AGCTCCGAGTGCAGCAGATGGTCTCCATGGGCATTGGGAATAAACCCTTCCTGGACATCAAAGCCCTTGGGGAGCGGACGCTGAGTGCCTTGCTCACTGGAAGAG CCGCCCGCACCCGGGCTTCCGTGGCCGTGTCATCCTTTGAGCATGCCGGCCCTTCCCTTCCCGGCCTCTCACCGGGAGCCTGCTCCCTGCCTGCCCGCGTCGAGGAGGAGGCCTGGGATCTGGACGTCAAGCAAATTTCCCTGG ccccagaAACACTTGACTCTTCTGGAGATGTGTCCCCAGGACCAAGAAACAGCCCCAGCCTGCAACCCCCCCACCCTGGGAGCAGCACTCCCACTCTGGCCAGTGGAGGGATCTTAGGGCTGTCCCGGCAG AGTCATGCCCGAGCCCTGAGCGACCCCACTACACCTCTGTGA